From Aptenodytes patagonicus chromosome 1, bAptPat1.pri.cur, whole genome shotgun sequence, one genomic window encodes:
- the SSTR3 gene encoding somatostatin receptor type 3, translating into MDTSAFSLPTTAVSEEGNASGSWAGFTTPNSSTTASPGVVVSGVLIPLVYLIVCVVGLAGNSLVIYVVLRHSVSESVTNVYILNLALADELFMLGLPFLAAQNALSYWPFGSFMCRLVMAVDAINQFTSIFCLTVMSVDRYLAVVHPGKSSKWRTARVAKAVSATVWVLSSVVVLPVVVFSDVPLGMSTCHIQWPEPASVWRAGFIVYTATLGFFGPLLVICLCYLLIVVKVRSSGRRVRALSSKHKLSERRVTRMVVAVVAVFVLCWLPFYVLNIINVVCPLPEEPSLFGVYFLVVVLPYANSCANPIIYGFLSYRFKQGFRRAILRPSRRVQSQEVPACPAEKTDDEGEEGEISKITQNGNDRQEHPLSSGEGESNEQKPLPEEPVGCEKSNKLHVSYL; encoded by the coding sequence ATGGACACTTCTGCTTTCAGCCTCCCCACGACGGCAGTGTCAGAGGAGGGGAATGCCTCTGGCAGCTGGGCAGGCTTCACCACCCCCAACAGCTCCACCACTGCCAGCCCTGGTGTGGTTGTCAGCGGTGTCCTCATCCCCCTGGTCTACCTCATTGTCTGTGTGGTGGGGCTGGCTGGGAATTCTCTGGTCATTTACGTGGTCCTGCGGCACTCTGTGAGCGAGTCAGTGACCAATGTCTACATCTTGAACCTGGCCCTAGCTGATGAGCTCTTCATGCTGGGCCTGCCGTTCCTGGCTGCACAAAATGCCCTGTCCTACTGGCCGTTCGGATCTTTCATGTGCCGCCTGGTGATGGCTGTGGATGCCATCAACCAGTTCACCAGCATCTTCTGCCTGACAGTGATGAGTGTTGATCGCTACCTGGCCGTGGTCCACCCAGGGAAGTCCTCCAAATGGCGGACAGCACGGGTGGCCAAGGCTGTGAGTGCAACTGTGTGGGTGCTGTCTTCTGTAGTGGTGCTGCCCGTGGTCGTCTTCTCAGATGTCCCTTTAGGGATGAGCACATGCCACATCCAGTGGCCAGAGCCTGCCTCGGTGTGGAGAGCAGGCTTCATTGTCTACACTGCCACCCTGGGCTTCTTTGGGCCACTGCTGGTGATTTGTCTCTGCTATCTTCTTATCGTTGTGAAGGTTCGTTCCTCTGGCAGGCGGGTGAGGGCTCTGTCCTCCAAGCACAAGCTTTCAGAGCGCAGAGTGACCCGCATGGTGGTGGCTGTTGTGGCTGTCTTCGTCCTTTGCTGGCTCCCCTTCTATGTCCTCAACATAATCAATGTTGTCTGCCCACTGCCAGAGGAGCCGTCCCTCTTTGGTGTCTACTTCCTCGTGGTGGTGCTGCCATATGCCAACAGCTGTGCCAATCCTATCATCTATGGCTTCCTTTCCTACCGCTTCAAGCAGGGCTTCCGGAGGGCCATCCTCAGGCCGTCCCGCCGAGTCCAGAGCCAGGAGGTGCCAGCATGTCCTGCAGAGAAGACTGATGatgaaggggaagagggagagatcAGCAAGATCACCCAGAATGGTAATGACAGGCAGGAGCACCCTCTAAGcagtggggaaggagaaagcaatgAGCAAAAACCACTACCTGAGGAGCCTGTGGGATGCGAAAAGAGCAACAAGTTGCATGTCAGTTATTTATGA
- the C1QTNF6 gene encoding complement C1q tumor necrosis factor-related protein 6, whose translation MDIIYLRTPLAFLLLPLVVLGAPTDEPNLTEPAPGACKRCCDPLDSSTDAPPLPPSHHHLPYPMPEVRPYINITILKGEKGDRGEPGMPGKWGKEGPQGERGAQGQKGSKGQMGTAGDPCKHQYAAFSVGRKKALHSSEGFQVLIFDTVFVNLYSHFDMFNGKFYCYVGGLYYFSLNVHTWNFKETYMHIMHNEEEAVILYAQPSDRSIMQSQSLMLELQENDEIWVRLYKRERENAIYSDDVDVYITFNGYLVKPSLD comes from the exons ATGGACATAATTTACCTGCGCACACCCCTGgccttccttcttctccctcttgTTGTGCTTGGGGCACCCACTGATGAACCCAACCTCACAGAACCAGCCCCTGGTGCTTGCAAGCGCTGTTGTGACCCACTGGACTCTTCCACAGATGCCCCACCGCTCCCTCCCAGCCACCACCACTTGCCCTACCCTATGCCGGAGGTCCGTCCCTATATCAACATCACCATACTGAAGG GAGAGAAAGGAGACCGGGGAGAGCCTGGGATGCCAGGAAAATGGGGCAAGGAAGGACCACAAGGTGAGCGGGGTGCCCAGGGCCAGAAAGGCAGTAAAGGACAGATGGGCACAGCAGGAGACCCCTGCAAGCATCAGTATGCTGCATTCTCCGTCGGTCGCAAGAAAGCGCTGCACAGCAGCGAGGGCTTCCAGGTCTTGATCTTTGACACCGTCTTCGTCAACCTCTACAGCCACTTCGACATGTTCAATGGCAAATTCTACTGCTACGTAGGTGGACTTTACTATTTCAGCCTCAACGTCCACACCTGGAACTTCAAGGAGACCTACATGCACATCATGCACAATGAAGAAGAGGCAGTCATCTTGTATGCCCAACCCAGTGACCGCAGCATCATGCAGAGCCAGAGCCTCATGCTGGAGCTTCAGGAAAATGATGAGATCTGGGTGAGGCTCTACAAGCGGGAGCGGGAGAATGCCATTTACAGTGATGATGTTGATGTGTACATCACCTTCAACGGGTACCTGGTCAAGCCCAGCCTTGACTaa